A single ANME-2 cluster archaeon DNA region contains:
- a CDS encoding NTPase — MIRIAITGRPGVGKSTVIAKVVEKLDANVSGIQCGEIRSEEKRVGFKIQDLATGRAGILSHVECSGPAVGKYYVNLADLDGIGTNAVKKAPNCDLLVIDEIGPMELKSQHFVSAVEHVLDSDRDMLVVLHYSSRHPLSCRIREEFRIIAVNEQNRDGLAEIITACLG; from the coding sequence ATGATAAGGATTGCCATAACAGGCAGGCCCGGTGTGGGGAAGTCCACTGTTATCGCAAAAGTAGTGGAAAAACTGGATGCCAATGTGAGCGGTATCCAGTGTGGTGAGATTCGCAGTGAAGAGAAGCGTGTGGGTTTCAAAATACAGGACCTAGCCACAGGACGGGCCGGTATATTGAGCCATGTGGAATGCAGCGGGCCGGCTGTGGGTAAGTATTACGTAAACCTTGCCGACCTTGATGGTATCGGTACAAATGCCGTAAAGAAGGCTCCTAATTGTGACCTGCTGGTGATTGATGAGATAGGGCCAATGGAACTAAAATCCCAACATTTTGTCTCGGCAGTAGAGCATGTTTTGGATTCGGACCGGGACATGCTGGTTGTACTGCACTATTCCAGCCGTCATCCACTTTCCTGTCGTATTCGTGAAGAGTTCAGGATCATTGCCGTAAATGAGCAAAACCGGGATGGTCTGGCAGAGATAATTACCGCCTGTCTGGGATAA